DNA from Solanum stenotomum isolate F172 chromosome 3, ASM1918654v1, whole genome shotgun sequence:
CATTGGATCaatcaattttcatatattttacaattatttcatgtgttattgtttttatatttattagagTGGCTAAATTCTTCTATCCATTCTGAAAATAACTAAGTTCAATTCTTACAATAAATTATGTGCATGTAATCCTCTCCAATTTCGgtgtataattaatttttatgacATTATAATTATTCATCTTTAAATTTAAgggtataattttatttaaataaccTCTTATCCTTTGTTAAACttattagtaatattttttacaaatttttaacacaataaattaataaaagttcaaaatacttaatttttgttatcggtcaaaacttaaaaatacattgtaaattaaaaaaaaagataatatttcaaaaataaaaaaactacttGATTACTAACACATTGTAGTCTGTTTTCAACAAAGCAATTAAAAACTACACACAAAAGTAAAGTACATTTGACAGAAAGAAAGTTGTTTGGTTTCTCAAGAAAggataattttaattttctatttttttattcttaaaagtTTCTCTCTTGAACATATGATTTTTGTGGAATAATAAAATCGTTTTTCAATCATAAGGACATTTTGggtaatttgtattttttattttgattatatacTAATCTAacaattaattttagtttagcTATAATTAAGGGTTATTTAGTTTGAATAAACTTTGACCTTGGATTTAAAAGTGGGCATATTTCATGAAATTAGTTGTGAACTCAATTATAATTTACGTTATTATTTACGTTATTATTTAGACACCCAATATAAATAAGTATTTATCGAACTTGATTATATTATTtacacttttcctttttatattcATGCCAAAGcttatttctttcatttcaagATTCAAGACATTGTAAACTTATTTGGAAACTCTTTAATAACTAATGTGGTATGTATTTTTTCTAGTACTTTGGAAAATGTGtgtaattaatataattttgttgtaTTTAAATAGGGAGCTCATTTAAATATTAGTAACTAACTCAAACCCGATTTTGTTGTTCAAGAGTATGTTTGGTAAAGTTTTTAAAAggtcaaaaatgtttttttctttctttcaaaaaatgcttatttaaaaataacaaaggaTCAAAACGAAGTAAAATATATGTGAAAGAATATAATTGTTTCTATTCAGAAAAATTCTTTCAATAGgcattattattagtatttttttttgtatttagttTTCAAACTGAAGAATTGggattgtattttattttttaataacttaTGTCATGTatcttttctttcaaattgTATATTAGGTGAAGATTTTTACTGATCCTCGAATAATAACTCAAGTAATTCGAAGAATTGTAGAagatctttttaatttttctttcaacatGTGAAGCTTGTGCTTCAACATTGACAAATGAAAAATGCTTGTAATCAAAAGAAAGTGATTACCTTTCttttagagtattttttttttttttggactccTCATTTTTGGAATATACATTACACAACCTTTTATAATTAATGTCAAAGCTAAAAAGTATAGTTTTTTTAGCATTATTATTTTCCCAACTTTATGCCTAGAATCTTATGTCCAAAATGTATAGTAGTCAATTTAGCctataaataagtaattttgtattttctcAATTCGTTTTCTCCGCGGTGATAAAAGCTAGAAAAAATAAGATCAAGAGTATAGTTATAACCACAAGTGTGTCACATAATGAGGAGAAAAAGTCCTATTTTTTTGGTGAGTGAAAAAGTACTAGGCTCTGCtgttagtaaaaaaaaacaaaacaaaaaccaaTCTCCAACATTTCCGTTTTTCACTCTCTTTAACCTCTTACTTTTTACTAAGTCCTTAACCAGCTTTGAGTAAAATCCGCTATTAAATAGACAAGTTCCAACTTCAAATACTCTGCCATTTGTCTTCTTTCTGTCTTCCCTTTCTCAATACTTGTTCACATTAATTAACACACACACTCCCTTTCATTCCCATCTATTCCTCAATTCTtcaaaatctcatttttttatgtcatttttgaaACTTTATCCAAGTGTTTGATGCTTTGCACAGCAAAACATGACTCTCAAGGGTGGCACCAGCCAGGCGTGCGCTGCGTGCAAGTACCAGAGGAGGCGGTGTCACGACTGTCCCTTAGCACCCTATTTCCCTGCTGATCAACCCAAAATGTTTCAGAATGCGCATAGGTTATTTGGGGTCAgcaacattttaaaaatactaaaacagCTTGATCCCTCTCAAAAAAAAGTTGCTATGAAATCTATTATTTACCAAGCAAATGCCCGTGACAAGCATCCTGTATATGGATGTGTCGCggagatacaaaatttattatttaacattCAACTCTACGAAGAGGAACTTCAAGCTGTTAATGCACAACTATCATTTTACAGacaacaacagcaacaacaagAAATTTCAACAAGCCTCAGTGATTCTGTTTCCCAAATACAATTGGGAATGCCTCCTCCAGTTTCTGCACCTACACCCGCTAATGGAAATGGGTTAACACTATTTCATCACCAAGATGTGCCTAATTCCCAATATAATGTTGCTGCCAATGCTGCGTTGCCTGTTCAATCTTATCCCTCCTACTCGAATAACGACTTTGCTGCTTACAACAATACTACCTTTGTGGACCCTAAAGAAAATAATACAGTCAATTCATTATGGATTCAACAATCATATGGTAATAATGTTTGTAATAACAACATTATGCAATCTCAGTTACCAGCTTCCCAAACAATTCTTGTCCCACAAGAAGTCAATCAAGACTATGATGAGATACACCCCTTgtttgatcctattgatgacagaCAGTCTTATATCGAGACTAAAGACCCATATGAATCGAGGTATGCTCATTTTCTtcgaattgtttcttttatagttaTGACCAAATGATCATATACTTGAGTTAAGAGATTTTTCATGCAGAGGCTGAAACTCGGAGTATTATTTAGGCAATAAACTGTGAATATTACCATATCAAGTAAAAGTACTACAAAATTAGGGAGCATCTAAACTCTTAATCACCTTCGCAGAAGAGTGTTAAAGAATATCTAGAGACCTCAAAGGAAATTACTACTTACAATCTATCCCATGGACATACCCATATCAATCCTTGACAGTTTCTTGCCTTTCTATACCTTGTACTCATTCTATTCTAACCTGTAACTCCTTCTGTATTTGTGTGATgatgaaatttgtatttatatgttTCTGTCTAAACTGCTTCAAGTTCCTTGCTTGCCCGGCATAGTATATTGTTGCTCCATACATAGAAGCTACtaattcatttttcaattgTTTCCAATGTCTTCTTTTTATCCAAGCCAAAATTTGTTAAGTTGCGCCTCTTGGCAATACCACACCAATCCAGTCCTCACTGTAATCCGCTAATGACATTCAGTAAACAAATGTTGGTGCGTTTCAGCACAATCTTCCTCACACAAGCAATATGCTTCATTCTCTACTTGTATATGCATATTCTGTAATCTATCTTTAGTGAGCAGTATTGCTTGGTATGCCcttcataaaataaatctcTGTCTAGGCTGCATAATAGAGCTCCAAAGCAAGTCTGCCGCTGGACATTTGTGTAACAGACCTAGCATGGCTAGGTAGCTACTGGTCATAGAGTATGTTCCATTTGGTGTCAATGCATATTTTCCCCTTTGGTACCATTGGAGCATCTCTGTCTTCAAAGCATTCAGCATTTTCCAATACTAACTTCAATCTTGGGGTGGTGTGTACTCTCAATGTTATCGGTATCCCCCAATGACATTCAGTAAAAAAATATTGGTGTGTTTGAGCACAATCTTCCTCACACAAGCAACATGCTGCCTTCTCTACTTGTATTTGCATATTCTGTAATCTATCTTTAGTGAGCAGTCTTCCTTGGTATGTTAGCCATCAGGGGCCGACTCAATAAGATTGGGGGCCTCAAGCGAAACTTAAGAGAGggcatatatacttttatttaaaatctaccTTTCTAGTTTTTTTAGATGCGATCATTAGTTACTATTTTATAATTGATTGGTTTTAATAATcccttttcaattgataatatagctaatccattcaatctctcttgagacattgttgatcttatataagatttaatcaattttagtttCGAAAAACTTCTTTCTGCTAAGGCAACAGTTACAAGGactgttaacattattctataagcaatatttgtattggaaaagaatcaaatctttttatttgattgagtattttcattagatcattattctctacttgtattatttctcttaacacttttaattcaaaaaataaatttaaaccaTCGATATCAAAATAACTATTATGTGTTAAAGAATGTTTAAGGTTAAGacaatgtttttttaaattctcatcatctagtAATCTCAATTTACCACAAAATaagaaaccaaaaatattttcatatactttAATTGGTTCAATTCTATtctgaagtgaaaaaatagcttaatatatatatatataaagtaatcaACTCTAATTTCAAGGGACTTTGTGATCAATATTTCCATCAAAGTGTTTCTTACGAAATTCAGGTTCTATATTCATCTCATAAGGAATTTCCTTAGTAAAAATCTAGCACTCACagtacatataatttattttttttaaaataacatttataagtaaatgaaaatatttaaaaatgggGGCTCCAAGTGATGATTTTAGTGGCCTAGGGGTTGAGACGGCCCTGGGAAGCCATAACATAAATCTCTGTCTAGGATGCATAATAGAGCTCCAAAGCAAGTCTGCCTCTAGACATCTGTGTAACAGACCTAGCATGGCTTGGTAGCTACTGTCATAGAGTATGTTTCATTTAGTGTCAAAGCATATGGTCCCCTTTGGTACCATTGGAGCATCTCTATCTTCAAAGCATTCAGTTTCTTCCAATACCAACTACAATCTTGGGATGGTGTGTGCTTCCAAATGTTATTGATATCCCCCAATGACATTCAGTAAACAAATGTTGGTGCGTTTCATCACAATCTTCCTCACACAAGCAACATACTTCATTCTCTACTTGTATATGCATATTTTGTAATCTATCTTTAGTGAACAGTCTTCCTTGGTATGCCAGCCATAAGAAAAATCTCTGTctagttattattattgttgttgtttttgtgtttctaaaatgaaattttgtcTCATGCAGTTCAGAGTCATCACTGAAAGACACAAGACAGTCTATGGAGCATGTTGCTGAGAATGAGTTAAAGAATGCTGCAGCATGTTTCACTCTTACGAGCATCAACGGATAGAACACAAAGAAATATTAGAAGAATGATAACAGAGTGGCTTTTTCTTTTGCCATTCAAATATAACTATTGAGAATGTACTGCCAGTTTTAGAATACATTTCACATGACATGTTATATTTGGTTTTTGGAAAGTTGGACACTAGCTTGTTTTTCTAGTCTTGGTACACTAgaaaagactaaaaaaaaaatcataagcgACATGGCAAAAATCTGCCAGGAGAAGAAACTTCATGTCCTTGATCACATCTTGAAGATTAGTAAATGTTCTTCATGTTTGTGTCCTTCGTTTGCCAGAAAGTCGGCACATTAGTTTGTCTCTCTCCAAATATATATTAAAGGTGACCTTGTTAGCTTCCAACAAATGTATGTAATCTTCAATAATAGTCCTCGGGAGTGCTATAGTATGTCCTTCTCATTGATAAGTTGGGCGGCTATAGGCAATTTGTTTCTGCTTCTAGTTCTTTGTATCACATTTCGTTTACTGATTGTAACCTTTTTTGATGCAACGAGACGTGATTACTTCACCTTACCTGAGTATCTCAACATCCActtttcttgatcatttttaaaaatatctccAAGAAGCAGCATCTCCAATTTGCATCTTGACACTAGCTTGTTGCCTTCATATTAAGATGATTTGCTTCATTTGCTACAATCTGTACCAATCCTTCTATATGTAGACCTCATTATATGTCCTACAACCTAAATACAGACAGTTGCAGTCTTGAAGAGTGGAAAACCACTACTTCTTTTCCCGAATGTAATGttaacctttttcttttttggatcatatttgttatttgtttaaCACAATCCTACAAATATAGGCTAGACATGTAGAGGGAATCAATCCTTTCCTTATGAAGtcactttttcaaaaaaattatgaaggGCTGCCTATCTGAGCTTTAAAGAAGTTGCTTTAAGGTCTACATAAGTGTGAGTTTGGGCTGTCCTTATATAATGAACATACATAGAAGGTTTAATTGGGCTTGGAAAAATTGAAGACATTTGTCATAGAGAACACAAGTACTAGCATGCCCTAGAAGGATTAAAACAGATATACTGCAGGCTGTAGCATTTGCTAATCTATGATCGGAATGAGAAACATAAAGgatttcatttctttatgtGATATTTGGTGTTCCAATGACAATAGTTTTTAAGAGAGACAGAAATTAAATGGAAGCAGTGGTATATTTGACCCAACCATGTATTCATCAAGAAATTGGAAAATGTAGAACGAATCATGTCAcaagtatattttgggaaaaTGAACAAGAAACAAATATATTTCTTGTATTATTTCCTTCGACTGACTTGGTCAAAATTGTTCTTATCAGAAGTTAGCACCATCATCTTGGAGTAAATGCGGAATTTAAAATAGTCCTCACTGGAAATTACTTTAACATGAATCAGAATCCCAGATTCTTGTGATTTTAACACGAGGAATTGTTAATATATGTGGTACACACATAAGTTTGTGAAGGAAAAAAAGTGTTCTCTACATTGTGGAACATAGAATCAGCGGTTAGTACTCCTCGTGGATTTTGATCATACAAGTCTTGTGTTGTACGAGCCACAATTGGAGCACTTGTGATAGAGCCAGTGGAAGGAAGCTGTTCCTCTCTTTTCACAGTCATTGCATAGAATAGCCTGTTAGGGCCGTTTAATGTCAATAAATTGGTCTAACCTAACCAGAACATATTCATTCATAAGAATCAGTAAATAGAAAAGCAAACCTGAGACTGGCCAGCATACTCCTCAGGAATTTTCTGTTCAGACAGCAATGCATCTAACATCTCAAAGTACACCTGAAATTAAGCACCAAGTAAGCTACTCATACGCTACAATTTAAGACTCTCACAGTTTTAGGAAAAGGGGTATAAGACACTTTTATGCTAAATAGTTTTCTGACCTGCATGTCTCCAAGTGACTTGCTACATATTGGACATGTATAATGACTACAAGTGTATTCCTGGAAGGAGtagtaagaaaaaaagagagaggaaTAAGCAAAACAACCTGCAAGTTCACTT
Protein-coding regions in this window:
- the LOC125860137 gene encoding LOB domain-containing protein 27 codes for the protein MTLKGGTSQACAACKYQRRRCHDCPLAPYFPADQPKMFQNAHRLFGVSNILKILKQLDPSQKKVAMKSIIYQANARDKHPVYGCVAEIQNLLFNIQLYEEELQAVNAQLSFYRQQQQQQEISTSLSDSVSQIQLGMPPPVSAPTPANGNGLTLFHHQDVPNSQYNVAANAALPVQSYPSYSNNDFAAYNNTTFVDPKENNTVNSLWIQQSYGNNVCNNNIMQSQLPASQTILVPQEVNQDYDEIHPLFDPIDDRQSYIETKDPYESSSESSLKDTRQSMEHVAENELKNAAACFTLTSING